The segment ACTAATTCGGATAACACATAAAGAACATCtcaatttatattcattcaaaatcaaactaaaactaaatttaattacTCAACTTAATATGCGGCATTTATCTACCAATTCAAATGACAAGTTGAATTCATGGTCGAATGCAACAATCAACCCAATTACataatcaatttatcacttaggtGCTAATTTGAATAATTCTCATACAACTATTATCAATACACATTAATTTTTGTATAAGCCCCCACATTGCCGATTTTCACAATCAACATAGTCACAAGGGCTCACCCTATCCACTCAAAGTTCAATTCACCAATTAAGCAAATGCTATTAATGCTAagaaatttttttacaatttatcctaGTTTGCTGAAAgaaattatgccctaattcatgaacttaaacaacattggccaactttccaagctcatttgagccatcaagcacatttagtttgttcatactcaactagaatcaattatcctcccaaaatcatcaaacatacaaaatatacccccattaagctcatgaccgattgccacatgcttcatgaacacaaaaattttcacatgggtcttgttgcaagcttcaaaaccaaccaaaattcacaaattttcaaagaaaataacatgaaccttaccttatttgaagccttcttttgccgaatgccctaagctcaaaggtttctattttctttctcaactcatggcaagaagaagaagaaatggccttgttattttcacctcaaacatattttattcatttattttattaacttttattatttctattttatgaaaccattttctttaatataaacaaatatattattaacattatttactaacatacaaagcacaaaatgccaaaaCAAAGTCATCATTACCTTCCACTAACATtaaaaggggaaatttgacatgcaactccactattttgcatgcatgaatcaactagtcatcacacatttccccatcatactttcaaagtttactactaagccctttttagtgaaattcacatttataactctaagttaaaacatcaaaaatgtcacacatgaattaacacatattataggcatcaaaatgaatattaaattattttttatgtctcggttttgtggtcccgaaaccactttctgactagggtcaaattagggatgtcacaaccaCCACCGTCTAGCGCAAAAAGCCCCAAACACACCCCTAGCGAAATTGATAAAAGAGAAGGGGTTAAAGAATGAATCTTACAAAATATGTCGAGAGAAAGAGAAGTGGCATAGTCATAGCTGAACGATAACAAAGTTCGGCTCTTGAAAGGGATTCGACGGCCCAATAGGAGACTTACCTTAGACCACCAGGGAGAGCTTCAGTTAGACAGAGGAATATTCGGCTAGCCCAAAAACTACCCAACTAAGTCGAGAGGGAGGAGAACCAAGGGAGTTCGACTAATACCCCAAAATAGGAGACGCACTTAAGAACGAATAGAGAAAGAAAACAGTTCAAGAAGATTTTCGACTTGAGGAAAAGAGTGGGGTTATTGGCCAAAGTGAAATGTAATGAaacaagaaaagaagaaaaagaattcgGCACCAAGGAAAAAGGTACCCCGAAATGGACCAAAAGAACCAAAAGAATGCACAAAATCTCGAAGATGGAACAAAATGAGATTTCGACTTCTCCCCACAAACCCTAAAATGTCGCAAATGCCAAAGTGCTTAAcccctagccgaattttcccaaGCAAGATGCCCTCATCGGCTACAACACTCCTCCCCCTTCAACTCCTAGAAAATCTCCACAAATCACTCCCCTTATCTCTCCCTAATCCTCTCCCAACAACCAAGACCAGTTCAAACTTCCACCATCAGAGTTCGAATTCACTACAAACTCCTGCCATCCCAAGCAGCAAAATTTAACATTCATTGCcttccatgggattcgaacccttgCCCTCCTACTGCCAAACCATGCCACAtgccaccaagccacaaggctttttgtgctAACTTTCTGGCACCATAATTTATCAAGCCTAAGTACCAGTGCTCAAGTTCTTTCAAGGGCAAAACAAAAATGCTGTAAAGCCGAAGCTTGAATCTAGGACTACTCAGACACCCCCAAACACACTTAAATCATCTAATCATTTAAACAAACATGCAATTTATGTAATGACACGCCAAAATTACAGACCCCATAcctttggggcgttacaattctacccccttaaagaaatttcggccttaaAATTTACCTGGATAAAATAAATGAGGGTACTGATGTCGTATCGTCTCTTCTCGTTCCCAAGTGGCCTCTTCCGTGCCGTGATTGCACCACAGCACTTTGACTAGTGAAACAGACTTCTTTCTTAACACTTTAACGCCACACTCCAATATTCACACAGGTTCTTCCTCGAAGGTTAGATCAGGCCTAGCTTCAATTTCTTTAACCGacacaacatgtgagggatcagatcggtACCGCCTAAGCATGGAAAcgtgaaacacgtcatgaattcTTCCCAACTCCGGAGGCAACTCAAGCTGATAAGCGACCGGTCCTACACGCTTAAGTATCTGATAAGGCCTAATAAATCTAGGGCTCAgtttgccctttcgtccaaacctcaaaattttcttccacggtgataccttaagaaaggCATAATCCCCCACAGAGTATTTGATCTCTTTACACTTCAAGTCTGCATAGGACTTCTGCCTATCAAATGCTTCTTTCAACCGACCCCGAATCAACTTTACCTTATCCTCTGTATCAGCAATTAGCTCTAGCCCCAGAATTCGTCGCTCacccagttcagtccaacaagTAGGAGTacaacacctacgaccatataacgcttcgtatggtgccattcgaatactggaCTGGTagctgttgttatacgcaaactccTCCAACGGTAAATAATCCTTCCAACTACCACTAAAATCCAAtacacaacttcttaacatgtcttccaatatctgaattactctctaaGATTATCCATCCGTCTGAGGGTGAAAAACGATACTGAAATCCAGTCgtgtacccaaagcctcatgtaatttcttccagaaccgagatgtgaCCCTAGGATCCCTGTCAGATATGATAGAAACTAGCACAccatgcagtcttacaatctcGGCCACATagaacttggccaacttttgcaacaAATAATCAGTGCGGATGGTATAAAATAACCAGTTTTAGTCAGTCGGTCTACAATTACctaaaccgaatccttcttagaaggtgtcaagggtaacccactcacaaaatccatggttaccctctcccacttccagagtgggATTTGAACTTGCTATAATAacccagaaggcaactgatgcttgACCTTAACCTACTGGCACGTCAAGCACTTACTTATATAATCGGTAACTTCGCGTTTtaacccaggccaccaatacaactcacgaAGATCTCGATATAGCTTGTTCCCATCAGGATGCATGGcataaggtgtaacaccccgtacccgagtccattaccggagtcgaacacaaggtgcacacagacttaattgttttcacagtccataaaaattttccagactagctggttactgcgttactgtcgccttaaaaatcatatcttgagttttaaagctcgaaaatcagtttcgtaaattttccctgaaactagactcataattccatcaacatatttttttctagaatttttggtcaggccaattagtacagtttattagttaaagtatcccctgttacagggtacgactacactgaccttcatgcattacgacctggatatctccctgtacagggcttcaatactgatgtcgtttgtttctatagaaactagactcaaaaaggaatctgtacatatatggcatgacttctaattatctctggtaaatttacaatgaatttctaaagtcggaacagggactccagaaaccgttctggccctgtctcacgaaaactttaacatctcataatatactgttcatattaacgtttcgttactttcctatgaaaatagattcatcaaggttcgattacatgatttatttactatttaattccattcctactatttttagtgatttttcacatccacgtcactgcagctgtcagcatctgtctttaaggtaggctttacctatttcatagtttccatgattcaactagtcctttaacataaatagcacaaatatgatcatgattaaccgtcccaatggctaatcgtttccaaacatttccatacctcttaatgaacaacatacaatgatcaTAATACCATgccccaaagtatacttaagccattttcgcatggctatccaaatttacacaaaaccgaaaggtacatgacctacaacaaaagggtagtcctatacattaaccaaaatatcctctcactactagtctatactatacatgccataagatattccaaaacgtaacagtaccaaacagtggatggtgatagtgtgactagttgttgatgatcccgagcacagtagcttcgcaatgagacctataagacgagaggaaacagagtaagcggagtaagcattacaatgcttagtaagttttaagcagtgtcaacagttAACAATCAAactataacatagttgttcgtattttatttcactcttccttcggcataccatcccttcaccgaatatgcacatctcatcatatacaataggcgataaactctcacataaaagtgagctcatgtgacatagatatatcgtatgatttcacataacctctcacactaattcgatgtcacataatcataggaatagtcccatagattgctctcgtatgcatcatatataaacttggagtacatacctgtttgacctttcgcattgcgtatatttgtaagcaattcttattacgaagtcttacccggacataatctccacacgtagtcatcgggtcttacccggacataatctccacacgtagtcatcgagtctcacccggaacatatttccaagtttcatgtacatttaatcacatgttacaacattcatattagccattcggctttaccacatatatacaatttcacattcatcacatcggccattaggccttatcacatatatatacactttcacattcatcacatcggccattaggccttatcacatatgtatacactttcacattcatcacatcggccattaggccttatcacatatgtatacactttcacattcatcacatcggccattaggccttatcacatatatatacactttcacgctcatcacatcggccattaggccttatcacatatatatacactttcacattcatcacatcggccattaggccttatcacatatatatacactttcacgctcatcacatcggccattaggccttatcacatatatatacactttcacgctcatcacatcggccattaggccttatcacatatgtatacactttcacattcatcacatcggccattaggccttatcacatatatatacactttcacgctcatcacatcggccattaggccttatcacatatactattatgtacagacttggtcttggccgaatctacatcaatcattttccaatgaataattcaatttcacgccatactatcatttcatattcaaatactcataaacttacaatttcacaaattttaatatcaaagatccatctaacactcatatatcattttacaatatcacgatttagaattcaagtatgggttcaatcaatagcttatgaacaactaaaacaagttttatccatgcttacaacaaaatcacatattcactacgagttgttttcctgagcaatggtcactaaattatctataaccggagctacaaggctccaaatcacttgccattaattttccctgaatatagactcgtatatcttccatccataaatttttcagaattttaggtttggccaatcaataccagatttttctttaagtttcccctgtttcactatttgactaacctaaccagtcttcactacgaatcaaaattctcattgtacagaattcaaagtatgttctatttgatttcatttgaaactatactcatttaggagtctaagcatataaattttatcttgtaaccatttttgtacaaattatagtgattttcttaaaacagaacagggatttcgagtcattctgaccctgtcccacacaactttaaatatctctttataggaaatttctttgcttccacggtctcttttataggaaactagaccaactaagctttgattacatattttattcagcctataattccacaccaaaaatttatagtgatttttctaaaatcacattactgctgctgtccaagcaaattattacaatttgctcttaaatttccaagtccaaacacatatgaacttaccatttgagtttaagacatatcatggccacatcatatcttattaaatcaactcattatgtcctattatggttgaatttactcaacgtttaatcgcttaaaacttacctcggaagtggtcgacgactagatatccacggctattcgtttactttctcttttcccctatccatctttgatcctctttgctcttaagcttgggttacacaaatttaacttattgttaatcaactaatcaagcattgtatcatgagcatattcgctttcacacattttaaacatagtaataatcatgcacattaaaatcaaaatgcaattaatcccatacacaaaaatataggacacttcacttccatctacttatatacacgtatcacataagactatttcatactttctatcacctaaacaaacaacaaattttccaattaatttcttgagtccacattcggcatctatatccacaaaacacattagccaattactataaatcatctaaacatttttcacttaaatcacacatacatatcatgctagcacataacaccatgattttgtcctaatttggacagccaataatttacaGCATTACAGCagcaaattaattagtaataaactatcttaagttcaattttaactccCTCATGCAGCAACCAGACAGCATGCAAGTTAACTTCCAACATTCGgtcaaagcatttaaataaaagaatatgcatgctaaatttccagcatttggacaacatttcaacttgaaatttttcagcctttcaccttcaatatttcgaatattcaaaagcaaaaagaagagtacaactaatcaattaaaatttttgaacataattcaaggtatatgttcaactaaatattcatgttaactcataatcaataagatattaagtagaaaataaaaacattattagcatgcatgctatctacatacaacaaccattcgacttccatctattatcaaccctcaatacacaaaacatcaaaaccAACATCGAAGAAATATAAACATCCATGACCAAATGTCATCTTCATCCATTTACAAAAATTTTTGCCATGAGCtgacttctatacttgatgaccactccaaatatacaaggaTTTTCGATGAAAgagcattaaacataccttaaactaggatagccatggccgactaccttatttttttcctcttcaatatcccctttcccacattcggcaatcaagaggaaggatgagcatgcatttttttttgtttcctttttgttatctttcttcaaCCCACGGCAATGGAAggggggggggaacatggatgagacaacttttttttttcatcacccctcccttttcatttctttattactaaccctttttttcttttattgtttcctacataccccattatcacaaagtgtttataatatggttaatcccatagcatggctggccactaggtcatcttttgggtattttgacatgcaaggacaacattttctaagatgcatcaatgggccactttacatttgcctagcacatttctaaattttctctcataagtcctatgtactccattcacatgcaattaactaaatcgaagcttaaaaattctcgcacattcacattcacatattttagacaataaatatcacattcacataatttggtgactcggtttagcggtcccgaaaccgctttccgactagggtcaatttaggggtgtcacaactctcccccacttaagaaattttcatccccgaaaatttctaccgatgcatagtttaggataacgtcctcttattgaattatattcatataaacattagctcatcgatagcaattgtaattcattattgatttcacatcgatctataaaatcattttcttatcttaaaacaaatacataaacatttctacaagtatgcacatatatctcatttccttgatttcataagcaataatcacttaatttaattcacaattgcatttcaaacacatatcaagcacatattaacatgtataattcacatcatcaacccacatatttgtaacccacattttcatccatgtataagctgtaacctgaccgaaagtacacatatactcaaacatcccatagactaaatccgtaacacatttataacttgaattcatttcttaacaacatatccaccatcttttcaCTTTCATCTGATTTTCTCAtgccttccgtacatacctgtatcacttattctgatcttacttaatttatcatcttaaatatacccgttgaatcattcgaaatcattacggatactcattaagcacatatagctcttacaatgccatattctagatatggtcttacatattctcacatatcgagccgatgccatgtcccagacatggtcttacacactatctcaaatcaatgccttcgtcccagacgaggtcttacatgaattccacttcacacacttagtgcccactgaccgatctcgcactcatagtgctcggttaaagaaattcgcacacacacagtgcctctaatcattcacacacatagtgctcttattcattcgttattacacattgaaatgacttaaccaagtctataaagatcatgtatgtacacttttaaacatatcatctcatttaaatttgaattcgtatagtaatgaacacttaaactttgctcaaattaccggcacgaagcctactaggcacgaaggcccgaatacacgtcaccagcatgattgctcttcgggacctagcccggatacatcactagcacgaatgctcttcgggacttagtccggttgCATTACTAGCACGAGTGCTCTTCAGAACTTAGtctggatacatcactagcacgagtgctcttcggaacttagtccggatacatcactagcacgaatgctcttcggaacttagtccggatacatcactagcacgaatgctcttcggaacttagtccggatacatcactagcacgaatgctcttcggaacttagtccggatacatcactagcacgaatgctcttcgggatttagcccggatatatcactctcaattctcatgtacatatacacatatagcaatacacattagtatatcatttacgttacttgaatacaaacacaacatgcttatcgaccattcaacttccagttccatagccacatacaaaaatcacatttatagtcataacactctttcaaaattgcatcacttatacccttaattcaatccaaatcgaaattcaaatacgagtacatgatacgtaactgatcaacttaataa is part of the Gossypium arboreum isolate Shixiya-1 chromosome 5, ASM2569848v2, whole genome shotgun sequence genome and harbors:
- the LOC108451653 gene encoding uncharacterized protein LOC108451653, with translation MHPDGNKLYRDLRELYWWPGLKREVTDYIRILGSHLGSGRNYMRLWVHDWISVSFFTLRRMDNLRECCTPTCWTELGERRILGLELIADTEDKVKLIRGRLKEAFDRQKSYADLKCKEIKYSVGDYAFLKLELPPELGRIHDVFHVSMLRRYRSDPSHVVSVKEIEARPDLTFEEEPV